In Acomys russatus chromosome 9, mAcoRus1.1, whole genome shotgun sequence, the following are encoded in one genomic region:
- the LOC127193599 gene encoding zinc finger protein 58-like: MAEMLSFGDVAIEFSPEERECLAPAQWNLYRDVMLETYSHLVFLGLAVSKPQLVTFLEQRQGPTDVQRGAAATVLPGV; the protein is encoded by the exons GAAATGCTGTCCTTTGGTGATGTGGCCATTGAGTTCTCTCCAGAAGAGAGGGAATGCTTGGCGCCTGCTCAGTGGAATTTGTACAGGGACGTGATGTTGGAGACTTACAGCCACCTTGTGTTCCTGG GTCTTGCTGTGTCTAAGCCACAGCTGGTGACATTTCTGGAACAAAGACAAGGACCTACAGATGTGCAGAGAGGAGCAGCCGCCACTGTGCTTCCAGGTGTGTAG
- the LOC127193600 gene encoding LOW QUALITY PROTEIN: zinc finger protein 781-like (The sequence of the model RefSeq protein was modified relative to this genomic sequence to represent the inferred CDS: deleted 1 base in 1 codon) — MLFNFCSYLNFASTATTPSKASDCQAVLVQQQSTHTGQKPYKCGECGKPLSSRRTLSIHQRLHTGEKLYKCKECHKAFTTRSSLLIHQKNHTGEKTYRCEECGRSFYYPSMLKQHQRIHSGERPYKCEKCGKSFCYPSFLKQHQKIHAGEKPYKCEECHKAFRYTQPLEYTRQFILERNPTSVNSVAGVFHFLRASEDIKKFTLKTIPTSVQSVAKGFPVFHIFKNINQFTLGRNYTSVQSVAGVFAHLRPLDDIKQPILKTIPTSVQSVAKGFPILLTFKNIKEFMLGKNHTSVKSVADVFAHLPPFDDIKEITQKAASTSVQNVLYAFPLLLNLDGTKPSILKASPTSVRNVTNAFPVLQSFGNIKRFILERNYTSVKSVKKPSAIVHPFGDTRPFIQNRNPTSANTVVDAGSVTRAS, encoded by the exons ATGCTGTTTAACTTTTGTTCATATCTCAACTTTGcctcaacagcaacaacacccaGCAAGGCCAGTGATTGTCAAGCAGTCCTTGTCCAACAACAAAGCACTCATACTGGGCAGAAACCCTACAAGTGTGGAGAGTGTGGTAAGCCCCTTAGTTCTCGTAGAACCCTCTCTATACACCAGAGActtcatactggagaaaaactcTACAAGTGTAAAGAGTGTCATAAGGCCTTTACTACTCGCTCATCACTTTTAATACACCAGAAAAATCATACTGGGGAAAAGACCTACAGGTGTGAAGAATGTGGCAGATCATTTTACTACCCTTCCATGCTGAAGCAACATCAAAGAATTCATTCTGGAGAGAGACCCTACAAGTGTGAAAAATGTGGAAAATCCTTTTGCTATCCCTCATTCCTTAAGCAACATCAAA AAATTCATGctggagagaaaccatacaaGTGTGAAGAGTGTCACAAAGCCTTCCGTTAT ACTCAGCCCTTAGAATACACAAGacaattcatactggagagaaaccctacaagtgtgaaCAGTGTGGCaggtgtttttcattttcttcgtGCCTCAGAAGACATCAAAAAATTCACTCTGAAGACAATCCCTACAAGTGTGCAGAGTGTGGCAAAAGGTTTTCCTGTTTTCCATATCTTCAAGAACATCAACCAGTTCACACTGGGCAGAAACTACACAAGTGTGCAGAGTGTGGCAGGTGTTTTTGCTCATCTTCGTCCCTTAGACGACATCAAACAACCCATTCTGAAGACAATCCCTACAAGTGTGCAGAGTGTGGCAAAAGGTTTTCCTATTCTTCTTACCTTCAAGAACATCAAAGAGTTCATGCTGGGAAAAAACCATACAAGTGTGAAGAGTGTGGCAGATGTTTTTGCTCATCTTCCTCCCTTCGACGACATCAAAGAAATCACTCAGAAGGCAGCGTCTACGAGTGTGCAGAATGTGCTGTATGCTTTCCCACTTCTTCTAAACTTAGACGGCACCAAGCCATCCATTCTAAAGGCAAGCCCTACAAGTGTGAGGAATGTGACAAACGCTTTTCCCGTTCTTCAAAGCTTCGGCAACATCAAACggttcatactggagagaaactatACAAGTGTGAAGAGTGTCAAAAAGCCTTCCGCTATTGTTCATCCCTTTGGAGACACAAGACCATTCATACAAAATAGAAATCCTACCAGTGCGAACACTGTGGTAGATGCTGGAAGTGTGACAAGAGCTAGTTAA